A portion of the Lolium rigidum isolate FL_2022 chromosome 1, APGP_CSIRO_Lrig_0.1, whole genome shotgun sequence genome contains these proteins:
- the LOC124684581 gene encoding uncharacterized protein LOC124684581, whose translation MECNKDEALRAKEIAEKKFESRDLQGAKKFALKASTLFPDLEGIVQLITMLNVYLTSEVKIAGERDWYSILSVDTSADDETVKKQYRKLMLQLHPDKNKSVGADGAFQFVKEAWNVLSDKTKRALYDQKRKLFVLQQKKSQSNKTSVAPGAANGFDNFTAKAPASRAKANKQKTGSATSAVRQRPPPHHQAPAPPPPPATHPTFWTSCNKCKMNFEYLKVYLNQNLLCPSCREPFLAKEVPVPPTENVHAVRDSNISDATQDASTSRNFQWGSFSRAAGAASATASSAAATQAANMVHQTYEKVKREREEAQAAARREDALQRKHNLLKRKANMENVSHGMGAGASGKKMKTVGKETGVGSSSFLSGPWANCVRTPGCNIPFSTNSETFKFQGVNGVPSWRPIPTRISVTKTFSQPDIRRILIDKMKSDLREKLGEMRSKPFQVTLDGKASKKHVVNGHVEGNETLASDDGTTNKDVCADPEENGSANSAGSENEDDDPFSYTVPDPDFHDFDKDRTEKSFQTDQIWASYDDEDGMPRYYAYIQKLISVNPFKVKISYLASRTNSEFGPLSWVSSGFIKTCGDFWIGKYETVDIINMFSHQIKFEKGPRGVVQIYPRKGDIWALYRNWSPDWNEDTPDDVLHVYDLVEVLDDYDKDHGISVIPLIKVTGLRTVFQHHQDRDAIKRVPKEEMFRFSHQVPFYRMTGEEAPNVPKDSYEVDPAAISKELLQEAEGTSKC comes from the coding sequence ATGGAGTGCAACAAGGATGAGGCCCTTAGGGCGAAGGAAATTGCAGAGAAGAAGTTTGAGTCCCGGGACCTGCAAGGGGCCAAGAAATTCGCTCTCAAGGCCAGTACACTTTTTCCTGATCTTGAAGGCATTGTGCAGCTTATCACCATGTTGAATGTTTACCTTACCTCGGAGGTGAAGATTGCTGGCGAGAGGGACTGGTACTCTATCCTTTCCGTGGACACGTCGGCAGATGATGAAACTGTGAAGAAACAATACAGGAAGTTAATGCTCCAGCTCCATCCCGACAAGAACAAATCTGTGGGTGCTGATGGTGCATTCCAGTTTGTTAAAGAGGCATGGAATGTGCTGTCCGATAAAACCAAGAGAGCACTGTACGACCAAAAAAGGAAATTATTTGTACTACAGCAGAAGAAATCTCAATCAAATAAGACAAGTGTAGCTCCTGGTGCAGCCAATGGCTTCGATAATTTCACAGCAAAAGCACCCGCTTCCAGAgcaaaggcaaacaagcaaaagacaGGATCAGCAACATCTGCAGTGCGGCAGCGCCCGCCTCCTCACCATCAGGctcctgctccacctccacctccagcaacGCATCCTACATTTTGGACTTCATGCAACAAATGCAAGATGAATTTTGAATATCTCAAAGTGTATTTAAATCAAAATCTTCTCTGCCCTAGCTGCCGTGAGCCATTTCTAGCGAAAGAGGTGCCGGTGCCACCGACTGAGAATGTTCATGCAGTACGGGATTCAAACATCAGTGATGCAACTCAAGATGCGAGCACTAGCAGAAATTTCCAGTGGGGTTCGTTCTCAAGGGCAGCTGGTGCTGCTAGTGCTactgcatcatctgctgctgctaCTCAAGCTGCTAATATGGTTCATCAGACGTATGAGAAAGttaagagagagagggaggaggcaCAAGCAGCAGCAAGAAGGGAAGATGCTCTACAGAGGAAGCACAATCTTCTAAAAAGGAAAGCAAATATGGAGAATGTTAGCCATGGAATGGGTGCTGGTGCATCTGGAAAGAAGATGAAAACTGTGGGTAAAGAAACTGGAGTTGGTTCTTCCTCCTTTCTCTCAGGTCCATGGGCCAATTGTGTTAGAACACCAGGCTGTAATATACCATTTTCAACCAACAGTGAAACCTTTAAGTTTCAAGGTGTTAATGGTGTACCCAGTTGGAGACCCATACCTACTCGGATCAGCGTAACTAAGACTTTCTCTCAGCCAGATATCAGGAGAATTTTGATTGACAAGATGAAAAGCGATCTGAGGGAGAAGCTAGGGGAGATGAGAAGTAAACCATTCCAAGTTACTCTTGATGGAAAAGCGAGCAAAAAACACGTGGTTAACGGACATGTTGAGGGTAATGAAACTCTTGCATCAGATGATGGTACTACAAACAAAGATGTTTGCGCTGATCCAGAGGAGAATGGTTCTGCTAATAGCGCAGGTTCTGAAAACGAAGATGACGACCCTTTCTCTTATACTGTTCCTGATCCTGATTTCCATGATTTTGATAAGGATCGTACTGAGAAATCTTTTCAGACTGACCAAATTTGGGCTTCATATGATGACGAAGATGGTATGCCTCGTTATTACGCATATATTCAGAAACTTATTTCCGTGAATCCGTTTAAGGTCAAAATAAGTTATCTTGCATCAAGGACGAACAGTGAATTTGGACCGTTGAGTTGGGTTTCTTCTGGCTTCATAAAGACATGTGGTGATTTCTGGATTGGTAAATATGAAACTGTTGATATTATCAACATGTTTTCTCACCAGATTAAATTCGAGAAAGGTCCACGTGGGGTGGTCCAAATTTATCCACGGAAAGGTGATATCTGGGCTTTGTACCGAAATTGGTCCCCTGATTGGAATGAAGATACTCCTGATGATGTGCTTCATGTCTATGATCTGGTTGAGGTACTGGATGATTATGATAAAGACCATGGAATTTCTGTTATTCCCTTGATTAAGGTTACTGGATTGCGAACAGTTTTCCAGCATCATCAGGACCGTGATGCCATCAAGAGGGTCCCAAAAGAAGAGATGTTTCGGTTTTCACATCAGGTTCCTTTTTACAGGATGACAGGGGAAGAAGCTCCGAATGTCCCCAAAGATAGCTATGAGGTAGACCCAGCTGCTATTTCTAAGGAACTTCTTCAGGAGGCAGAGGGAACTTCTAAATGCTGA